The following are from one region of the Strix uralensis isolate ZFMK-TIS-50842 chromosome 4, bStrUra1, whole genome shotgun sequence genome:
- the UBE2K gene encoding ubiquitin-conjugating enzyme E2 K isoform X2 — translation MTLRTVLLSLQALLAAAEPDDPQDAVVANQYKQNPEMFKQTARLWAHVYAGAPVSSPEYTKKIENLCAMGFDRNAVIVALSSKSWDVETATELLLSN, via the exons ATGACTCTAAGAACAGTGTTGTTATCGCTGCAAGCATTGTTGGCAGCTGCAGAACCAGATGATCCACAAGATGCAGTAGTGGCAAACCAG TACAAACAAAATCCAGAAATGTTTAAACAGACAGCTCGACTTTGGGCACATGTGTATGCTGGAGCACCAGTTTCTAGTCCAGAATACaccaaaaaaatagaaaacctttGTGCTATGGGCTTTGATAGG AATGCAGTAATAGTGGCCTTGTCTTCAAAATCATGGGATGTAGAGACTGCAACAGAATTACTCCTGAGTAACTGA